CGATTGCTCTTGAGATGTGTTATGTTGCAAAGGGTGCACTCGATGCATTTATTAATGTAAATGAAACCACTAGGCTTTGCGATATTGCAGCAGGATACGTTATTATTAAAGAAGCGGGGGGACTTGTAACTGATAAAAACGGTCAGGAAGTAAATCTTGATCTCGACGTCAATTCAAAAGTTTCAGTTATTTGTTCAAATGAAATGCTCCATAAAAAGCTTGTAGGAATTTTTGGAAACCGCTGGAGAATTAAACCAACTAACTTTGGAATAATCTCAAGAATTGATAACGAAGAATCTATCGCAGTTGCACAAGATGTCATAAAATATTTGGATTTAAAAGGGATCAAATACGAGCTTGATAGTGGTACCTATAATGCATTAAAGAATCGTTTATCTAAAGAATGTAATGTAATCTCAAATATTGAAGAGATATCCCACATGATATCCATCGGAGGGGATGGAACAGTACTTCGGGCATCAAAAATGATTGAAGGAAATGAAATTCCAATAGTTTGTATAAACATGGGAACCGTTGGATTTTTAACTGAATTTAGCAAAGATGAAATCTTTTCTGCGATAGATTCTATAATTTGTGGATGCTACAAAGTCGAGAAAAGAACAAAACTAATGGGTTTTGCAAAGCTTTCTGACGGTAGACAGCAAATTTTAAATGATTCTTTAAATGAGGTAGTGATTACAACTAAAAATCCTGCAAAAATGCTTCATTTTGAAGTATACATCGATGGAAATCTTGTAGAAGATGTGAGGGCTGACGGAATAATTGTTTCAACTCCAAATGGCTCTACAGCATATTCTTTAAGTTCTGGTGGTCCAATAATTGAACCAACAGTCGAAGGATTTGTGATTGTCCCAATATGTCCGTTTAAACTCTCATCACGACCGTTAGTTGTAAATGCAAATTCAGAAATAAAAATAAAACTTTTGAAAAAATCCACATATGTTGTAATTGATGGAAACACGGAATTTGAAGCAAAAAAAGGCGACGAGATAATTTTAAGAAAATCTGAGTCAAATGCATATTTTGTGAAAGGAGATAATTTCTATAATAAATTGAAAAAATTAAGTTTAATGTAATTTTTCGTTCTTTTTTTCATTTTTTTCTAAAAACTAGGTTATTTAGAAAGTATTTCATCTTAAATGCTAAAATTATTAGAATTAATAATGCGATAATTAGGTAAACTAAATCCAATGTAATATCCAATATATCCTTAAATAGCGCATTTATTAAATTACTGGCTAATTCATCCATATTTTCACGAGTTTATGAAAGTGTAGTTTTTGTTCTAACACTTCCTCCACCGTCCCCTACTGGAACACTTTGACCCCCTTTTCCACAGTATCCAACGCTTAATTCAAATTCATCAGACACTGCATCGATATGGTGTAAAATATCTAAAATTTCGCCACTAAGTCCTGCATCCCTTAGTGGTTTAGTTAATATTCCATCTTCAATTAAAAATGCTTCAACAGCGTTAAACTGGAATAATCCTTTTCCAGTATCTACCTGTCCACCTCTTGAACCTTTCAAAAATATTCCTGTTTTTGTATCTTCTAAAAGTTCTTCAAATTTCCAGGAACCTGGCTTAATGTACGTGTTACTCATTCTAACAATTGGCCTATTCAGCCCATCTGCTCTAGCATTTCCTGTAACATCCATGTTAAGTCTTCCAGCAGTTTCTCTTGAATGTAAGTATCCATTTAATATACCATTTTCAATTAATGTAGTTTTTTCTCCTTTAACTCCTTCGTGGTCGTATTTATATTGTCCAAATGATTTTTCAATTGTGGCATCATCAATTACGGTTACTTCTTCGCTACCCACAGAATTCCCTAGTTTATCGTGAAAGACACTGTCATTTTGCAAAAAAAGGTCTGCTTCAGCAGCGTGGCCCACAGCTTCGTGAATGAATACCCCTGCAAGTTCTGGATCCAATATAACATCAAAAGTTCCTTTTGGACAGCTTTCAGCAGTTAAAAGTCTTATTGCTCTTTCTTTTGTACTTTTAGCCATTTCTTCAATTTTCGCATTTTTAATTATTTCAAATCCGTTTCCGCCGATTCTATCAAATGCAAACTGCAAAGTTCCATCTTTTGCAATAGCAGTCATTCTCATAAGAGCTTTAACACTTTCATTTTCTATTCTAGTTCCTTCACTGGTCATTAAAATAGAATGGCCTTCCCCATCACTGTAACTTACGGAAGTACTAACTATTTTTTCTCCAGACATGTTTTCATGCGCTGATTTCAAATATTCCTTTTTTTCTTCGATCGAAATTGTTTCAGGATGAATTTTTACATCCGCTTTCACATTATCACAAATTACAGGAATATCTTTCAATTCTATCGATTTTTTAGTGTGTGTATTTGATATTTTTGCCATATTATGTGCTTTTTTTATTATTTCTTCAATATTTTTCAAAGAAACATTATTTGAGGTTGCAAAACCCCAGCCGTTTTTTTCAAGCACCCGTATAATCACGCCAGAAGACATTCCAGAAGAAATTTCATCGATTATTCCATCTTTTTGGATAATATTGTTTGATTCACCGGAAACAATTCTTAAATCTGCGTAAGTCCCAATTTCAAGTAATTTTTCAAGTTTTTCAATGTTTAAGTCAAGTTCGTTTAAAAAACTCACAATTTCACCAGTTTAATAATGACACAAATCTGCTTTTCTTTTAATTAAATGTTATGAATTACAATTGTTTTTGTCTCGCACATTTCTTCTACGGTATATTTTATGCCTTCTCTTCCAAGACCACTTTTTTTAACTCCTCCAAAAGGCATATTGTCTTTTCTAAATGTGGGGCTGCTGTTTATCATTATTCCGCCGTATTCTAATGAATCTGCTATTTTCATAGCTTTATTTATATCATTTGTGAATACTCCTGCTTGAAGCCCATATTTTGAATTATTTGCAATAGATACTGCTTCTTCGCTATCCTTTACTTTTAATATTGGTAAAACCGGTCCGAAAGTTTCAATTTTTGATAAAATATTATTTTCATCAATATTGATGACAGCCGGAGAAATCAAGCTGTTCTGCCTATTTCCGCCAATCAATACTTCTCCACCTTCATTTACGGATTTTTTTATTAAATTTTCAATTCTTAAGGCACTTTCAGGACTAATGAGTGGGCCGATATCTGTTTTAGTATCGAGCGGATTTCCCAAAATTAGTTTTTTAGTTTCTTCGATAACGTGTTTTGTAAATGTTTCTAAAACTTCTTCTTCAACGAGCACCTGTCCAACTGAGATACAAACCTGCCCCGCATTTAAGAATTTACTTTTAACCGCGGATTTGGCAGCTAATTTGATGTCAGAATCTTTTAACACTATCATAGGGTTATTTCCCCCAAGTTCAAGTGCAACTTTTTTCATTTTCGCATTTTTTGATATCGATTCTCCAACTTCAACGCTTCCAGTGAACGAAACCATATTTATATTGTCGTTTTTCGAGATTTCATCGCCAACAATATCTCCATTTCCGGTAGCAAGGTTAAATATTCCTCTTGGAACATCCATCTGTTTTAGAACATGTTCTATAATTTTTGTAAGATATATTGCAACAATCGGTGCTTTTGATGATGGATGTAATACAACTGAATTTCCTGTGGCAATTGCAGGGCCAATTTTATGTGTTATCAAATTTAATGGAAAATTAAATGGAGTTATTGCTCCAACTACGCCCAACGGCTCTTTTTTTGTAAATATTAATCCATTTTCCGAATTAATTGTTTCTCCACGAAGTTCCTTTGCATAGAATGCAGAAAGCTTAAGTGCAGTCAATGTTCTATCTACTTCTATTTTTGACTGTTTTATTGGTTTTCCAACGTCAATTGAAATTGTTTTTGCAAAAAGATCTTTTTTCAAGCTGATCTGCTCTGCAATCTTCATTAAAATACTGTATCTTTTTGAAGGGCTTAAATTTTTCATTATTTCTTTATTTTTTTCCGCAACTTCAATCGCACTTTTTGTTTCTTCTCTATCAAGGGCAGTTATTTTCTCGATATTTTCCAACGTGTACGGGTCAAAAACATCGATATCTTCTCTTAAAATCCATTTTCCATCGATAAACATAAAGTTACACCTGCAATTTCATTGAATAATATTAACGTGTAATGGGTTATAAATTTTAGTAAAAATTAATATATTCAAAAATCCATAATTATGAGTATTAATATCGGGGGAGATACAAATGCCGATTTCACTAATGGGTTACACACTATCAATAAATGTGTTTTTAATTGTTAAGGCTATTTTAGTACTTGTTCTAGGGTATTTGGCAGTAAGGATTGTGTCAGGCATTTTAGAAAGAGGCGCTAAAAAAAGTAAGATTCCAGAACTGGTTTCTGAATTTGTTATCAAGCTATTTAGTGCAATACTTTATTTATTTGTGATATTGCTCGCAGTAGGTGTTTTTGGTGTTGAAACAGGGCCAATAATTTTGGGACTTTCTGCATCACTCGGTTTAATTTTAGGTTTTGGTCTTCAAGACACACTTACAAATCTAACATCTGGCCTTTGGATTGCGGTTATGAAGCCACTAGACAAAGAAGAAACTGTTCAAATCGGTGGAATGACTGGAAAAGTAGTTGAAGTTGGGATAATGGCAACTAAACTTTTAACTCCCGACAATGTGGTTATTACACTCCCAAATAAGTTAGTTTGGGGAAGTCCTATAACTAATTTCACTAGAATGGATATAAGAAGAGTAGATGTTGCAGTTGGAGTTAGCTACGGCGAAAATTTAGACAATGCAGTATCTACAGCACTCGAACTTATTTCTGGACATCCTTTAGTATTAAAAGACCCTGCACCAGCAGTAGCCATAACTGGTCTTGGTGATTCTTCTGTAGATTTACAGCTTAGGGCATGGACGAAAACTGGCGACTACTGGGCTGTAAAAGGAGATCTTACAAAAGGAATCTACGAAAAATATGGAAAAGAGGGTATTGAAATTCCGTTCCCACAGATGGATGTACATATCCACAAATATTAAAAAATAAGTTTTTATTTCTTTTTTTTATTTTATATGGCCGATAATGTGCCCAGTTTCTGTTTTAATAATATCAAGTGCGGTTTTGCAGGCATTAATCGATCCAGGGATAGAATATATGATTTTTTCCTTGTAAATTCCAGCAGATGCTCTTGAAAGTATTGTTGAGTATTTTACTTCACCGTAGCTTAAGTTATGGAATATTATTTTAAATCCGTCAAGTTCTTTTTCATAAATTTCCTTTACAACGTCAGCAGTAACGTCTCTTTTGGAAAGTCCCGTTCCACCGGTGATTACAATGGAATCAACATCTGTAAACTCAACGATATGTTCAATTAACCCATTTAACATCAGCTCATTATCTGGAATTAAATGGTATATTTTTGCATCCAATTCTTCCCTTAAAAAATCCCCTGATTTATCGGTTATTTCAGTTCCCGCAATTTTTTCGTTAAATCTACTATCGCTTACTGTAATTACAGCATATTTTATTTCAGAAATTCGTTCATGCATGTTTAGTCCCCCTTTATAAACTCTTTAATGTTATTTCTCGCTTCTCCGATGGTATAACCCATTTTTATTCCAAGTTTATCTTCTTTTTCCAAAAGTTCTATTAAATGTGCAACTCTTGGTAACCTTAAATTTGCACTTCTAACGGTTTCAGAGTCACTGAAGATTTCCCTTGGAGTTCCACCTTTGATAATTTTTCCCTCATTTAGTAAATAAACTTTATTTGCATATATTGGAACTAAATCTACGTCGTGAGTGGATATAATTATGGTTATTCCTTTTTTATTTAAGTCGTAAAGTAACTTCATGATCTGTGATGCACCCATTGGGTCAAGGCCTGAAGTTGGTTCATCAAGAACAATAATTTCCGGGTTCATTGCTAAAATTCCCGCAATGGCGATTCTTTTTTTCTGGCCCCCACTTAAATGATGTGGAGGTTTTCTCTCAAACCCTTCCATCGATACCGCTTTTAACGAATCTTTTACTCGTTTTTCAATTTCTTCTTTCGAAAGTCCAAGATTCATCGGTCCAAATGCAACATCCTGTTCAACAGTTGGTGCAAAAAGCTGGTCATCGGGGTTTTGAAATACGATTCCAACAGTTTTTCTGACATTTAAAAGCGATTTGTTATCATATTTTATTGGATCGTCTTTTAAAATTACGCTACCGCTACTCGGTTTTAAAATTCCGTTAAAATGGAGAAAAGTAGTGGATTTTCCAGCACCATTTGGGCCTAAAATTGCTATCATTTCGCCTTCTTCAGCTTTAAAATTAATTCCATTAAGTGCGACAGTTCCGTCAGGATAAGAATACTTTAAATCTCTTGTTTCCAAAATCGCCATTAAATCACCTTAGAGGATTATATTCTTAAAAGTATAAAAAACTTAAAATTTGAAATCACGGTTTTAAAATATCTTAATATAATTTAGGGGTATCGATAATAATCAAATATTCCTCTAAAAATAACTATATAATCCTTATATCTGTAATTAAAAGAAGTACGATGAGAATTTTGAAAAAAAAACGCTGTAATTTTAGTCCAATATTGATTAAGTTAAATTTGAACGCAAGGTTAATTTTATAACTCCCTACGTCCATAATTTTTTTAGGTGATAACTTATGAAAAGTAAAATTTCTATATTTTTGGTTTTGCTTTCTTTAGTCTTGCTTCAGCAGGGTTTTGCTGCAAGCAATATTGATTTAGGTTCTTATTCTGGAGGTGAAACCGTTTCTATATCTGAAGCTGGAGATTACGAAATCAGCGGAAGTTTAATTGGCGGAGGAATTGTTGTTAATTGTGAAGGTAGTGCTGTTAATTTAATTTTGAACGGAGTAACTATTTCTTCTGTCGACACAGCTTGTATTTATGGTGAGGATTTAGAAACTTTGACAATAACGTTACTCGAAGGAACTACTTCAAATTTAGGAAATGACGGTGAAACAGATTATGACGGAGTTATTTACAGTAATTCTGACATAATTGTTGAAGGTGAAGGTAAATTAATTGTTGAAGGAAATGCTGAAGAAGGAATTTCAACTGAAGATAAAGATATAACAATTAATGGCGGAACTATTGTCATAACTGCTGTTGATGATGGAATTAACGCCGGTGGGGACAATGGTGGATTGATTTCCATCAATGGCGGTAACATTTATGTAAATGCCGAGGGCGATGGAATTGATTCTAATGGCGACCTTGAAATTAATGGCGGAACTCTTTTTGTTGTTGGAAGTACCAGCGCTGACGATTCTGCTTTAGATAGTGACGGCACACTTGCAATCAACGGTGGAACAGTTGTCGCATTAGGCAATGGAATGTTACAATCTCCTGATTCAGATTCTTTACAAGATTTCTTGGCTGTAAACGTTGATACAATTGATGCCGGAAATATTATTGCATTGGTTGATGCTAATGGTGAAAAAATAGTTTCTTTTGCAACAACTGAAAAAAGTTTTAGCACAATCGTAATTAGCTCGGCTTTTCTGGATTCTGATAATTATAAATTATATAAGAACTGTGAAAATACAGGATCTTTAGTGAATGGAATTTACACTGGCGGAGTTTTGACATTGGGCGACGAATTAAGTGTTAGTGAATCAAGTTCAAATATGGGCGGACCCGGAAATATAGGGGAACCGAGGGAAATTCCATCTGACACAGAAAGTGAAGAAGATGAGGATGTTGGATTTTTTGAGAAAATTTTCAACTTCCTATTGGGATGGCTGTATGATTAACATATTTTGAGTCTAAATTACAATAACCAATATTTGGACTCAAAACCTCCTATTTTATTTTAGAAATTCTTTTAAAATTTTTTCTTGTTTAATAAATTGTAATCAATTTTTCCAAATTCATCTTCTTTTTTTAAAAGATCTATCAAATATGCAAATTTTGGAATCCTAAAATCATTGCACAATAAACCGCCCTAAAGTATATTTAAAACGTAAAAAAAGTTAAATTTGAAATTGCAGCTTTAATATATTTTAATATAATTTAAAGATAACAATAATAATTCAAAAATGCCAATGAGTACAACAGAATTAGTTTTAGGGTAGGAAATATCTCCAAAAAACATTAAATTTCCATCGTACCCTCTTGAATTGAGTGAATTATATATTACATCACCCTTATCAAGTGCTTTTATGAACAAACTGCCTGCTAATAATCCAAGAGAGTGGTAGGACGTTTTAAGATTTTTATAGCCTAGTCTTGTTTTTTGAGAGTTTTCAATTGATAAAGTTTCATCCATAAGCATGAATATGTAGCGGTACATCATCATTGCAATTTCAAGCATGTTTTTTGGCATTTTAGACTTTTTCAAGATGCAGAACAGTTCAGTAAATGGGGTTGTAAGTGCTAAAAATAGTGTACAGGATACTCCCCCGAGCATTTTAAAAAATGTTAAAAGTCCAAGACTAAATCCGTCTTTTAGTAAATTGAGTGTAATTCCGAAAAAATCAAATGACATGTAGATTTCGGTTCCGAACAAAAAAGTCATCATTACAAAAGTAATAATTCCGAAAATAAATGGTATCGATAATAATTTCAAATAAACAGTTTTTGGTACTTTTGCAGCAAAAATAACTACAAAACTCATTATAAATGCAATTAAAAAAGGTACGACGAAAGTTTTGGAAAAAAGGCTGACGAGCAGTGATGAGACTGCAAAAATAACCTTTAATGTAGGATTAACTGACCTTAAACTGTTACAATTTGCAATACTGTCAATCAAATAACTGTTCGTCATATTTTAACCAATTTTAGTTTTTATCTTCATATTTAGCTTTGTTGTATCCAAAGAAGTATCCTATGATTATAGCACCTATTGCAGCTTGAAGCGCAAATAAGAGACTTTCAATTTCCCCACTTGGAGGTTCCCAGAATGGTTCAAACCAAGGTTCGTAATTTGGGCTGATTTCCATGATCAAGTCTCCAGCAGCACCATCTGCACCACCGAAGTATCCTTCATCTTCACCAAGGCCTGAGTACATGATCAAAGGTGCTAATATAAGGATTATAACTCCGAGAATCATTAAAACATGTTTAAATTCCATTATTCAGCACCCCCTTCAGCTTTTGCAGGGTCAATAAGACCAAGTTTTGCAAGGAGATCTGGTCTTAATTTCATGATGTAATCCCAGATAAGTCCTGTTAAAAGACCTTCCATAATTGCAAGTGGAATCTGTGTCACTGCAAATACGGTTCCAAAGTTTGAAAGCGCTGTTCCAAAATCTGGTAATGGGTATGCTAAAGCGAGCTGGATTGATGTTGTAGCGTATGTTCCCCAGTCTGCAAATATTGCAGCGAGTACAACAACCCATGTGATATTTAATTTTCCTTTTAACAATTTAAACACTAAAAAACCAATTGCTGGTCCCATGATACCCATTGAGAATATATTTGCTCCCAATGTGGTTAATCCACCGTGTGCAAGTAAGATTGCCTGGAACAATAATACAATTGTCGCAAGTACTGCTGTAATTGCTGGACCAAACATAACTGCGCCAAGTCCACCACCTGTCGGGTGTGAACAGCTTCCCGTTACTGAAGGAAGTTTTAGCGAACTTAATATAAACATGAACGCTCCTGCGAGGGCTAATGTGGGTTTAACTTCAGGTTTGTCGTTAATTAATTTATTTAATTGGATTATTCCGTATATAACGATGATGCCAGATAGCACAAACCAGAATGCAGCCCACATCGGAGGTAGAAAACCTTCCATAATGTGCACTTTATCACCTATTAAAGATAAGTTAATTTATATTACAGTTACTTTTAATCTGGGATGTTATATATTGATTTCGATTTAGTCTAGCCTACTTTACTAAATGAAACTTATCTTGAATAGTGTCGTTGAAAGTATATAAATCTAATTTCAAAAAAGAGAAAAAACAGTCATTATTACTTTTTTTAATAATTTCATACGTTATTCATTGGTAATGTATCCTTTAACTGCGGATTTTGCAGCTATTGCAGGAGATGAGAGGTAAACTTCCGATTTTGTGTTTCCCATTCTTCCTTTAAAGTTCCTATTGGTTGTAGCAAGACATACTTCCCCATCACCTAAAACACCCTGATGGGCTCCAAGGCATGGTCCGCATCCAGGAGTGCAGATTAATGCTCCAGAATCTACAAAAGTATCGATTAATCCTTCTTTTAACGCTTCTTTAAAGATTGATTTTGATGCAGGAATTACAATTAGTCGGGTGCTTTCATTAACTTTTTTTCCTTTCAAATGTTTTGCAGCAATTCTTAAATCGTTTAATCTTCCGTTTGTACAAGATCCGATGAATACCTGATCTAATTCAATTCCTGATACTTCAGAAACTCCTTTTACATTGTCAGGGTGGTGCGGGCAAGCAATCTGTTCTTCCATATCGGTTATATCAAATTCAAATGTTTTGTAGTAATTTTCTTCGGATTCATTAACTTTTATTTTATTTTTTTTCAAGTTAAGAATTTCTTCTCTTGAAACTCCTGCATTTTCAAGGTATTTGTAAGTAGTATCGTCAGCTTCGATAATTCCAGCTTTTCCGCCCATTTCAATGGCCATGTTCGATAAAACCATTCTTTCGTCCATGTCAAGATTTTGGACTGCATTTCCGCCGTATTCTAAAGACAGGTATGTCGCTCCACGTCTTCCAACTTCCTTACAAGTTTTTAAGATAATGTCCTTTCCAGAAATATTTTCATTTTCTCCGGTTACATTTACTTGAATGGTTTCAGGAACTCTAAGCCATGTTTTTCCGGTTGCATAGACGTAACCCATGTCAGTTGCACCAAAACCTGTCGCAAAAGCACCGAATGCCCCATGAGTACAGGTGTGACTGTCAGCTCCTGCAATTATCATGTTTGGCTTCACGTGGCCTTTTTCAGGAAGTACCTGATGACATATTCCTTCGCCATCAAGGTAATAATTTTTAATTCCCTGTTTTTTGATAAATTCTCTCGTTATAACCTGCATATTCGCAGCTTTTGACGTGTTTGCAGGGATGTTGTGGTCAAAAATAATAACTATCTTTTCATTATCCCAAACTTTGTCTGAAATCTGCTCAAAAGCTTTTACTGTAAGAGGGGTAGTCCCGTCATGCGTCATTGCGACATCCACGTCTATTTCAACGCTATCGCCCGCGTAAACATTTTTTCCAACATTTTTAGAAATGATTTTTTCAGCAAGTGTCATCGATTCTCACCGTAAATTCGTAATATAAATAAAAACAGTACTGAATAGGTTAGGCGTTATTGATTTATAAATATAGGGGGTTTAAATTAAATTTAAAAGAGAATTATTTGAAATTAATATGAGTATTCACTATCATTATTTAGTTTTTTAGGTTTTATTTCGGATAATATTTCTCCGTTTTTAAAAATCCTTATAATTCCGCCACTTTCTGAAATGGTAATTGCAAGAGCGTTTGTATATTTTGAGATAGTTGCCGCAGCATGATGCCTTGCACCAAGTCCGAGTGGAAGTTCAATATTTCCACCGCTACAGCTTATATATCGACCAGCACAGAGTACTTCTCCTTTTTCACCGATTATAAATGCACCATCTATCGTTGATAATTCTTTAACGGTTCCCTTAACCTGTTTATCAAATATAAATGATTCATGACCCTCAAAAGGATTTAAAATCAATTGTGAAGACATTTTTAAAACTTTTTGTGTATCCCCAATGACAAATATTGATCCAACTGGAATTCCTTCCCTACCTTCAACTGCAAGTTCCATACAAAGGTTTAAAACTTCATTGATAACTTTTCCTTTCGTTTTTTCAATTGTGGATATGTACTCGTAATATCTGAGAATTTGCGGGTATTCATTTACTTCAAAGATAGATATAGTATCCGTTCCACCTGTAACCTTTGGAATACCTAAGATTGATACAACAACGTCTCCTTTTTTAACGATATTATTCGAAAAAAGGTTTGTTACCGCTTGTTTTATCATTGAAGACCTGTCATCATTCCTATAAGTCATTAGAAGCGGTATAATTTTGGGTTCATTTTTTAACTTCAAAAAAGTTTCTTCATTGGGCGTAGTTACAACTACTTTTAAACTTTTGAAGTCTTTTGATGACCTGTTTTTTCG
This Methanococcus maripaludis C5 DNA region includes the following protein-coding sequences:
- the hacA gene encoding homoaconitase large subunit; protein product: MTLAEKIISKNVGKNVYAGDSVEIDVDVAMTHDGTTPLTVKAFEQISDKVWDNEKIVIIFDHNIPANTSKAANMQVITREFIKKQGIKNYYLDGEGICHQVLPEKGHVKPNMIIAGADSHTCTHGAFGAFATGFGATDMGYVYATGKTWLRVPETIQVNVTGENENISGKDIILKTCKEVGRRGATYLSLEYGGNAVQNLDMDERMVLSNMAIEMGGKAGIIEADDTTYKYLENAGVSREEILNLKKNKIKVNESEENYYKTFEFDITDMEEQIACPHHPDNVKGVSEVSGIELDQVFIGSCTNGRLNDLRIAAKHLKGKKVNESTRLIVIPASKSIFKEALKEGLIDTFVDSGALICTPGCGPCLGAHQGVLGDGEVCLATTNRNFKGRMGNTKSEVYLSSPAIAAKSAVKGYITNE
- a CDS encoding diadenylate cyclase, translating into MDKVKSLLKHGFNLAIDINADILLIFTETGRTYEYYKDQEAIYKRARKNRSSKDFKSLKVVVTTPNEETFLKLKNEPKIIPLLMTYRNDDRSSMIKQAVTNLFSNNIVKKGDVVVSILGIPKVTGGTDTISIFEVNEYPQILRYYEYISTIEKTKGKVINEVLNLCMELAVEGREGIPVGSIFVIGDTQKVLKMSSQLILNPFEGHESFIFDKQVKGTVKELSTIDGAFIIGEKGEVLCAGRYISCSGGNIELPLGLGARHHAAATISKYTNALAITISESGGIIRIFKNGEILSEIKPKKLNNDSEYSY